Proteins from one Pseudomonas grandcourensis genomic window:
- a CDS encoding helix-turn-helix transcriptional regulator: MTINLDEIIKALAHPVRREILHWLKDPTVEFPDQSHSNEHGVCAGQIDQRCGLSQSTVSAHLATLQRAGLISSRKVGQWHFFKRNEETIQEFLKTFSKEL; this comes from the coding sequence ATGACCATCAATCTCGACGAAATAATAAAAGCCCTGGCACACCCAGTACGGCGAGAAATCCTGCACTGGCTCAAGGACCCGACCGTCGAATTTCCCGACCAGTCCCATAGCAACGAGCACGGCGTTTGCGCCGGGCAGATCGATCAACGTTGCGGCCTGTCGCAGTCCACGGTGTCCGCACACCTGGCGACCCTGCAACGCGCCGGCCTGATCAGCAGCCGCAAAGTCGGCCAGTGGCATTTTTTCAAACGCAACGAGGAAACCATTCAGGAGTTCCTCAAAACCTTCAGTAAAGAGCTCTGA
- a CDS encoding ACP phosphodiesterase — MNYLAHLHLGGQRPGQLLGSLYGDFVKGRLQGQFAPEIEGAIQLHRSIDVFTDRHPLVDVALSRFSLTRRRYAGIVLDVFFDHCLARDWTLYADRPLALFTSDVYRVLSSERQLPERLAKIAPHMVANDWLGSYQEFEVLDQVLGGISRRLTRPEELAAAMQELRRLYEPLSEDFRLFYPQLQDFARNYPTT; from the coding sequence ATGAACTATCTCGCACATCTTCACCTCGGTGGCCAGCGTCCCGGCCAGTTGCTCGGCAGTCTGTATGGCGATTTCGTCAAGGGACGGCTGCAAGGGCAGTTCGCTCCGGAAATCGAGGGGGCTATCCAGTTGCACCGCAGCATCGACGTGTTCACCGATCGCCATCCGCTGGTGGACGTCGCACTGTCGCGTTTCTCCCTGACCCGTCGTCGCTATGCGGGGATCGTGCTCGACGTGTTTTTCGACCATTGCCTGGCTCGTGACTGGACGCTGTACGCCGACCGGCCCCTGGCGTTGTTCACCTCGGACGTTTACCGGGTGCTGTCCAGTGAACGACAACTGCCGGAGCGGCTGGCGAAGATTGCGCCGCACATGGTGGCCAATGACTGGTTGGGGTCGTATCAGGAATTCGAAGTGCTGGATCAGGTATTGGGCGGGATCTCGCGGCGCCTGACCCGGCCGGAAGAACTGGCGGCGGCGATGCAGGAATTGCGGCGGTTGTATGAGCCGTTGAGCGAGGACTTCAGGTTGTTCTATCCGCAGTTGCAGGATTTTGCCCGGAACTATCCAACAACATAA
- a CDS encoding lysophospholipid acyltransferase family protein produces MSRLRVYARIARVLLVVTLGLGMASVFGVFERLGMAHSMARRQRWSRFFMARLSNALPFDVIVHGELPKAPMLWVSNHVSWTDIPLLGMLTPLSFLSKAEVRTWPVAGWLAAKAGSLFIRRGSGDSQLIRKQMTRHLEQAHPLLMFPEGTTTDGRSLRTFHGRLLSAAIDSEVAMQPVAIRYVRDGQPCALAPFIGDDDLLSHLMRLFANDRGGVEIHLLKPIACEGRERAALAFEAQQAVQKALFGAAVEPQRAPMRPAIAA; encoded by the coding sequence ATGAGCCGGTTGCGGGTGTACGCGCGAATCGCGCGAGTGCTGTTGGTGGTAACGCTGGGCCTGGGCATGGCCAGTGTGTTCGGGGTGTTCGAACGCCTGGGCATGGCCCATTCGATGGCGCGTCGTCAGCGCTGGTCGCGGTTTTTCATGGCCCGCCTGAGCAACGCCCTGCCCTTCGACGTGATCGTCCACGGCGAACTGCCGAAGGCACCGATGCTGTGGGTCAGCAACCACGTGTCCTGGACCGACATCCCGCTGCTGGGCATGCTCACGCCGCTGTCGTTCCTGTCCAAGGCCGAAGTGCGCACCTGGCCGGTGGCCGGCTGGTTGGCGGCCAAGGCTGGCAGCCTGTTTATCCGTCGTGGCTCGGGTGACAGCCAGTTGATCCGCAAGCAGATGACCCGTCACCTGGAACAGGCACACCCCCTGCTGATGTTCCCGGAAGGCACCACTACCGATGGCCGTTCGCTGCGTACTTTCCACGGCCGCCTGCTGTCCGCCGCCATCGATTCCGAAGTGGCGATGCAGCCGGTGGCGATTCGTTATGTGCGTGACGGCCAGCCTTGCGCGCTGGCTCCATTTATTGGCGACGATGACTTGCTGTCGCATCTGATGCGGTTGTTTGCCAACGACCGTGGCGGTGTGGAAATTCACCTGCTCAAGCCAATCGCTTGCGAAGGCCGGGAACGCGCGGCGCTGGCGTTCGAGGCGCAGCAGGCGGTGCAGAAGGCGTTGTTCGGAGCCGCTGTCGAACCTCAGCGAGCACCGATGCGCCCCGCAATTGCAGCGTAA
- the olsB gene encoding L-ornithine N(alpha)-acyltransferase, whose product MTQIARISDTGNERRLQAERLVGAEALQEAQALRFNVFSGEFNAKLKGAELGLDMDDYDVHCAHIGVRDLNTGRLVATTRLLDHTAASSLGKFYSEEEFSLHGLVHLQGPILEIGRTCVDPAYRNGGTIAVLWGELAEVLNQGGYSYLMGCASIPMQDGGVQAHAIMQRLRERYLCTEHLRAEPKNPLPSLDIPSNVIAEMPPLLKAYMRLGAKICGEPCWDEDFQVADVFILLKRDELCPRYAKHFKAAV is encoded by the coding sequence ATGACTCAGATCGCCCGCATCAGCGACACCGGCAACGAACGCCGCCTGCAAGCCGAACGCCTGGTGGGCGCCGAGGCATTGCAGGAAGCCCAGGCCTTGCGCTTCAACGTGTTCAGCGGTGAGTTCAACGCCAAGCTCAAAGGCGCGGAACTGGGTCTGGACATGGATGACTACGACGTTCACTGCGCCCACATCGGCGTGCGTGACCTGAACACCGGGCGTCTGGTGGCGACCACCCGTCTGCTCGACCACACGGCGGCCAGCAGCCTGGGCAAATTCTACAGCGAAGAAGAATTCAGCCTCCACGGCCTGGTGCACCTGCAAGGCCCGATCCTGGAAATCGGTCGCACCTGCGTCGACCCGGCCTACCGCAACGGCGGCACCATCGCCGTGCTCTGGGGCGAACTGGCCGAAGTCCTGAACCAGGGCGGCTACAGCTATCTGATGGGTTGCGCGAGCATTCCGATGCAGGATGGCGGCGTGCAGGCCCACGCGATCATGCAACGTCTGCGCGAACGCTACCTGTGCACCGAACATCTGCGCGCCGAGCCGAAAAACCCGCTGCCGAGCCTGGACATCCCGTCGAACGTGATCGCCGAAATGCCACCGCTGCTCAAGGCCTACATGCGCCTGGGCGCGAAGATCTGCGGCGAGCCATGCTGGGACGAAGACTTCCAGGTCGCCGACGTGTTCATCCTGCTCAAGCGCGACGAACTCTGCCCGCGTTACGCCAAACACTTCAAGGCGGCTGTGTAA
- a CDS encoding acyl-CoA dehydrogenase family protein translates to MPWQTLLNRRDRLPANPDLAEGFATLLQQLGAVTPFELAVLGGRLMATPGLAFLVGYQAALRMLWPSAPLSLGALCATEQRSLRPADMQTRLSGLRLSGRKDFVTAGDAADWLLVAARSEDSGADPRLSLAVIYRDEPGVRVEKLAPIPLMPDISHGRLFLDNALCELLAGDGWDAYVKPFRTLEDIYVLSAMTAWLYGIGQECDWPQGLQLRLLGLLAGCAETSRQPPTHPAGHVLLGGLFAQFEGFKAEVNEALAEGPSEWAAMWQRDQAVMDLAAGARGKRLVKALAESSLP, encoded by the coding sequence ATGCCCTGGCAAACCCTGTTGAACCGTCGTGATCGCTTGCCCGCCAACCCGGATCTGGCCGAAGGTTTCGCGACCTTGTTGCAGCAGTTGGGAGCGGTCACGCCGTTTGAATTGGCGGTGCTTGGCGGGCGGTTGATGGCGACGCCGGGGTTGGCGTTTCTGGTGGGCTATCAGGCGGCCTTGCGCATGCTCTGGCCGAGCGCGCCCCTGAGCCTGGGCGCGCTGTGCGCCACCGAACAGCGCAGCCTGCGCCCGGCCGACATGCAAACCCGGTTGAGCGGTTTGCGCCTGAGCGGACGCAAGGATTTCGTCACCGCCGGCGATGCCGCCGACTGGCTACTGGTGGCGGCGCGCAGCGAGGATTCCGGCGCCGATCCACGCTTGAGCCTGGCGGTGATCTATCGCGATGAGCCGGGTGTGCGGGTGGAAAAACTGGCGCCGATCCCGTTGATGCCGGACATCAGCCATGGCCGCTTGTTTCTGGATAACGCGCTGTGCGAGTTGCTTGCGGGGGATGGTTGGGACGCGTACGTCAAACCGTTCCGCACCCTGGAAGACATCTATGTACTGAGTGCCATGACGGCGTGGTTGTACGGCATCGGCCAGGAATGCGATTGGCCGCAAGGCTTGCAATTGCGGTTGCTGGGGTTGCTGGCGGGGTGCGCGGAAACCAGCCGCCAGCCACCGACCCATCCGGCCGGGCATGTGTTGCTTGGCGGGTTGTTTGCGCAGTTCGAAGGGTTCAAGGCTGAGGTGAATGAGGCGCTGGCCGAGGGGCCGTCGGAGTGGGCGGCGATGTGGCAGCGGGATCAGGCGGTGATGGATTTGGCGGCCGGGGCGCGGGGCAAGCGGTTGGTGAAGGCACTGGCGGAATCTTCACTGCCTTGA
- a CDS encoding serine hydrolase — translation MPKGLSLIFLLLLSLTVQAENWPAEQWPTAPTPTGPALQALEAYAFPSRDETTRQGIRTDALLVIRDGQLIYERYAGPTTAETPHLTWSISKSLMATVLGVAYGEGLFKLGDPVAKFYPPLQKYPDMTMADLLHWASGLDWQEDYEYAPLKSSVVAMLYTRGHHDMAAFTAAHAEYAAPGQAFRYSSGDSNLLSAALKTIVGPSRYPDYPWTALFEPLGIRHAVWETDATGTFVASSYAYLTARDLARVGLLMAREGRWADKQLLPRDWVAFNREPFAHYHADQDDAVPGGQWWLNRAVEGASRPWPDAPADTFAALGHWGQAMYVIPSEQLVIVRYGDDRDGSYRHNQLLQLALKAFAGKVQP, via the coding sequence ATGCCCAAAGGCTTGTCCCTGATTTTCCTGCTATTGCTCAGCCTCACGGTCCAGGCCGAAAACTGGCCCGCCGAGCAATGGCCGACCGCCCCGACGCCGACGGGGCCGGCACTTCAAGCCCTGGAGGCCTATGCCTTCCCATCCCGCGATGAGACCACTCGCCAGGGCATTCGCACCGATGCCTTGCTGGTGATTCGCGACGGCCAATTGATCTACGAACGCTACGCCGGCCCGACGACGGCCGAGACGCCGCACCTGACCTGGTCGATCAGCAAGAGCCTGATGGCCACGGTCCTCGGCGTCGCCTACGGCGAAGGCTTGTTCAAACTTGGCGACCCTGTGGCGAAGTTTTATCCGCCCCTGCAAAAATACCCCGACATGACCATGGCCGACCTGCTGCACTGGGCCTCGGGCCTGGACTGGCAGGAAGACTACGAATACGCACCGCTCAAGTCATCGGTGGTGGCCATGCTCTACACCCGTGGTCATCACGACATGGCCGCGTTCACCGCGGCCCATGCGGAGTACGCAGCGCCCGGCCAGGCGTTTCGCTACTCCAGCGGTGACAGCAACCTGTTGTCCGCCGCGCTGAAAACCATCGTTGGTCCCAGTCGTTATCCCGACTATCCGTGGACTGCGCTGTTCGAGCCGCTGGGCATTCGCCATGCCGTGTGGGAAACCGATGCCACGGGCACTTTTGTTGCATCGTCCTATGCCTACCTCACTGCAAGGGACCTGGCCCGGGTCGGTCTGTTGATGGCCCGCGAGGGGCGCTGGGCAGACAAACAACTGTTGCCCAGGGACTGGGTGGCGTTCAACCGCGAGCCGTTTGCTCACTATCATGCCGATCAAGACGATGCCGTCCCCGGTGGCCAGTGGTGGCTCAATCGAGCCGTTGAGGGGGCATCACGACCCTGGCCCGATGCCCCCGCCGATACCTTCGCCGCACTGGGTCATTGGGGCCAGGCAATGTACGTGATCCCAAGTGAACAACTGGTGATCGTCCGCTACGGCGATGACCGCGACGGCAGTTACCGGCACAACCAATTGCTCCAGCTCGCGCTCAAGGCCTTTGCCGGGAAGGTGCAGCCATGA
- a CDS encoding amidase — protein sequence MSGFIRRRPVSSLLLILLIALLGWIWHERVALWAFPDIISAYTAKEYCSCRYVMNNDAEYCHSYVKQWLPASGFVDDPAGKRVTVSGMGRSNSAVWIGERQGCRLQP from the coding sequence ATGAGCGGTTTCATTCGCCGTCGACCGGTCAGTTCCCTGTTGCTGATCCTGCTGATCGCCTTGCTCGGCTGGATCTGGCACGAGCGGGTGGCGCTGTGGGCGTTTCCTGACATCATCAGCGCCTACACCGCCAAGGAATACTGTTCGTGCCGCTACGTGATGAACAACGACGCCGAGTACTGCCATAGCTATGTGAAACAGTGGCTGCCCGCCAGCGGCTTTGTCGATGACCCGGCCGGCAAGCGTGTCACGGTCAGCGGCATGGGCCGCAGCAACAGCGCGGTGTGGATCGGCGAGCGCCAGGGCTGTCGCTTGCAGCCCTGA
- a CDS encoding YceI family protein, translating into MFKRSTVQTLTFLLLAGAALSARADWYLDGESSRLSFVSTKNANVSEVQRFLVLHGKVDPEGLAQVEVELESINSGIPLRDERMRKELFQIDRFPDALITTKIDLRPINDLAPGAQLELRLPLTVDLHGKQHQYQAELLATRLDDRRFQVVSLEPLVINAEDFDLAPGLEALRKMAGLSAISLSVPVSAVLIFTAR; encoded by the coding sequence ATGTTCAAGCGCTCCACCGTCCAAACCCTCACTTTCCTGCTGCTGGCCGGCGCCGCATTGTCGGCCCGCGCCGACTGGTACCTCGATGGCGAATCTTCGCGCCTGTCGTTTGTCAGCACCAAGAATGCCAATGTTTCCGAAGTGCAGCGCTTCCTGGTGCTGCACGGCAAGGTCGACCCCGAGGGGCTTGCGCAGGTCGAAGTCGAACTGGAGTCGATCAACAGCGGCATCCCGTTGCGCGATGAACGCATGCGCAAGGAGCTGTTCCAGATCGACCGGTTTCCCGACGCCTTGATCACCACGAAAATCGATCTGCGCCCGATCAACGACCTCGCTCCCGGCGCACAGCTGGAGTTGCGCCTGCCGCTGACGGTCGACCTGCACGGCAAACAACATCAGTACCAGGCCGAGCTGCTGGCGACCCGTCTCGATGACCGGCGCTTTCAGGTGGTGAGCCTCGAACCGCTGGTGATCAACGCCGAGGATTTCGATTTGGCTCCAGGGTTGGAGGCGTTGCGCAAAATGGCCGGTCTGTCGGCGATCAGTCTTTCAGTGCCGGTGAGTGCGGTGCTGATTTTCACGGCGCGCTGA
- a CDS encoding phosphatidylserine/phosphatidylglycerophosphate/cardiolipin synthase family protein translates to MAGAIFPWREGNHFELLIDGPQFFPRMLVAIARAEEQVELELYLVEAGACAEAMVQALVQAAERGVRVRCLFDDYGSLAFTLTLRQRLMAAGVELRFYNRLSWRRWVGNFYRDHRKLLLVDQSLAVVGGTGVTDEFWTPGEDVSEWHEVMVEITGPLVLDWQLLFDRQWIANRHRRAWRPASHFGLPRLPRVPSIGEGMGRVAYADARQHRDILQSLVRALNSGQRRIWLATPYFLPTWKVRRSLRRAAARGVDVRLLLTGPRTDHPSVRYAGHRYYPRLLKAGVKIYEYQPCFLHLKMVLIDDWVSIGSCNFDHWNLRFNLEANLEALDPGLTRSVAASFERDFGLSEQVSLEEWQRRPLWRRVKQRVWGWVDRVVVNLLDRRG, encoded by the coding sequence ATGGCCGGAGCGATCTTTCCCTGGCGTGAAGGCAACCATTTCGAACTGCTGATCGACGGTCCGCAGTTTTTCCCGCGCATGCTGGTGGCGATTGCCCGGGCTGAAGAACAGGTCGAACTGGAGCTGTATCTGGTGGAGGCGGGCGCCTGCGCCGAAGCCATGGTCCAGGCCTTGGTGCAGGCCGCCGAGCGTGGGGTGCGGGTGCGCTGCCTGTTCGATGATTACGGCAGCCTCGCCTTCACCCTGACCTTGCGTCAGCGGCTGATGGCTGCCGGGGTGGAACTGCGTTTCTACAACCGGCTGAGCTGGCGGCGCTGGGTCGGCAACTTCTACCGCGATCATCGCAAGCTGTTACTGGTGGACCAGAGCCTGGCTGTGGTCGGCGGCACCGGAGTCACCGACGAGTTCTGGACACCGGGCGAAGACGTCAGCGAATGGCACGAAGTGATGGTGGAAATCACCGGGCCGCTGGTGCTCGACTGGCAACTGCTGTTCGACCGGCAATGGATCGCCAACCGCCATCGGCGTGCCTGGCGACCGGCCTCGCATTTCGGTCTGCCGCGCCTGCCACGGGTGCCGTCCATAGGCGAGGGCATGGGCCGGGTGGCCTATGCCGACGCCCGTCAACACCGGGACATTCTGCAATCGCTGGTGCGCGCCCTGAACAGCGGTCAGCGACGGATCTGGCTGGCCACGCCGTACTTTCTGCCGACCTGGAAAGTCCGCCGCTCCCTGCGTCGGGCGGCTGCCCGGGGCGTCGATGTGCGGTTGCTGTTGACCGGGCCCCGTACCGATCATCCATCCGTACGCTATGCCGGCCATCGCTACTATCCGCGACTGCTCAAGGCCGGGGTGAAGATTTACGAATACCAGCCGTGCTTCCTGCACTTGAAAATGGTCTTGATCGATGACTGGGTGAGCATCGGCTCGTGCAATTTCGATCACTGGAACCTGCGCTTCAACCTGGAAGCCAACCTGGAAGCCCTGGACCCCGGATTGACCCGCTCGGTGGCGGCGAGTTTCGAACGGGACTTCGGGTTGAGCGAGCAAGTCAGCCTGGAGGAATGGCAACGCCGGCCACTGTGGCGGCGGGTCAAGCAGCGGGTGTGGGGATGGGTGGATCGGGTGGTGGTGAATCTGCTGGATCGAAGGGGTTGA
- the bglX gene encoding beta-glucosidase BglX codes for MKKLCLLGLFVSLASHNVLAATTPAPLENKEAFVSNLMKQMTLDEKIGQLRLISIGPEMPREMIRKEIAAGNIGGTFNSITRPENRPMQDAAMRSRLKIPMFFAYDVIHGHRTIFPIPLALASSWDMDAIGLSGRIAAKEAAADGLDITFAPMVDISRDPRWGRTSEGFGEDTYLVSRIAGVMVKAFQGTGANAADSIMASVKHFALYGAVEGGRDYNVVDMSPIKMYQDYLPPYRAAIDAGAGGVMVALNSINGVPATANTWLMNDLLRKEWGFKGLAVSDHGAIFELIKHGVAADGREAAKLAIKAGIHMSMNDTLYGKELPGLLKAGEIQQSDIDNAVRAVLGAKYDMGLFKDPYLRIGKAEDDPVDTYADSRLHRAEARDVARRSQVLLKNQNDTLPLKKTAKIALVGPLAKAPIDMMGSWAAAGKPAQSVTLFDGMTNALGDKSTLIYARGANITSDPKILGYLNFLNFDAPEVVDDPRPANVLIDEAVKAAKDADVVVAAVGESRGMSHESSSRTDLNISENQRELIRALKATGKPLVLVLMNGRPLSILEEKEQADAILETWFTGTEGGNAIADVLFGDYNPSGKLPISIPRSVGQIPTYYNHLTIGRPFTPGKPGNYTSQYFDDTTGPLYPFGYGLSYTEFSLSDMALSSTTLNKTGKLDASVTVKNTGKRDGETVVQLYIQDVAGSMIRPIKELKNFQKVMVKAGEQKVVHFTITEDDLKFYNTQLKYAAEPGKFNVQIGLDSEGVTQQSFELL; via the coding sequence ATGAAGAAGCTGTGTTTGCTGGGCCTGTTCGTCAGCCTGGCCAGTCATAACGTATTGGCCGCCACGACACCCGCACCCCTGGAGAACAAGGAAGCCTTCGTCAGCAACCTGATGAAGCAAATGACCCTCGATGAAAAAATCGGCCAGCTGCGCCTGATCAGCATCGGCCCGGAAATGCCCCGCGAAATGATCCGCAAGGAAATCGCGGCCGGCAACATCGGCGGTACGTTCAACTCGATCACCCGCCCGGAAAACCGCCCGATGCAGGACGCGGCGATGCGCAGCCGCCTGAAGATCCCGATGTTCTTCGCCTACGACGTGATCCACGGCCACCGCACCATTTTCCCGATCCCGCTGGCCCTGGCCTCGAGCTGGGACATGGACGCCATCGGCCTGTCCGGGCGCATCGCCGCCAAGGAAGCCGCGGCTGACGGACTCGACATCACCTTCGCGCCGATGGTCGACATCTCCCGCGATCCGCGCTGGGGCCGTACATCCGAAGGCTTCGGCGAAGACACCTACCTGGTGTCGCGCATTGCCGGCGTGATGGTCAAGGCGTTCCAGGGCACAGGCGCCAACGCCGCCGACAGCATCATGGCCAGCGTCAAGCACTTCGCCCTGTACGGCGCGGTCGAAGGTGGCCGCGACTACAACGTGGTCGACATGAGCCCGATCAAGATGTACCAGGACTATCTGCCACCGTACCGCGCCGCCATCGATGCCGGCGCTGGCGGGGTCATGGTCGCGCTGAACTCGATCAACGGCGTGCCGGCCACGGCCAACACCTGGCTGATGAACGACCTGCTGCGCAAGGAGTGGGGCTTCAAGGGGCTGGCGGTCAGCGACCACGGGGCGATTTTCGAGCTGATCAAGCACGGCGTCGCCGCCGACGGTCGCGAAGCGGCGAAGCTGGCGATCAAGGCCGGCATCCACATGAGCATGAACGACACCCTGTACGGCAAAGAGCTGCCAGGGCTGCTGAAGGCCGGCGAGATCCAGCAGAGCGACATCGACAACGCCGTGCGTGCGGTACTGGGCGCCAAGTACGACATGGGCCTGTTCAAGGACCCGTACCTGCGCATCGGCAAGGCCGAGGATGACCCGGTCGACACCTACGCCGACAGCCGCCTGCACCGCGCCGAGGCCCGTGATGTGGCACGCCGCAGCCAGGTGCTGCTGAAAAACCAGAATGACACCCTGCCACTGAAGAAGACCGCGAAAATCGCCCTGGTCGGTCCGCTGGCCAAGGCGCCAATCGACATGATGGGCAGCTGGGCCGCCGCCGGTAAGCCGGCGCAATCGGTGACCCTGTTCGACGGTATGACCAACGCCCTGGGCGACAAATCGACACTGATCTACGCCCGTGGCGCCAACATCACCAGCGACCCGAAAATCCTCGGTTACCTGAACTTCCTCAACTTCGACGCCCCGGAAGTAGTGGATGATCCGCGCCCGGCAAACGTGCTGATCGACGAAGCGGTGAAAGCGGCCAAGGATGCTGATGTGGTCGTTGCCGCCGTCGGCGAGTCCCGTGGCATGTCCCACGAATCGTCGAGCCGCACCGACCTGAACATCTCGGAAAACCAGCGCGAGCTGATCCGTGCCCTGAAAGCCACGGGCAAACCGCTGGTACTGGTATTGATGAATGGTCGTCCGCTGTCGATTCTCGAAGAGAAAGAGCAGGCCGACGCGATCCTGGAAACCTGGTTCACCGGCACCGAGGGCGGCAACGCGATCGCCGATGTGCTGTTCGGCGACTACAACCCGTCGGGCAAACTGCCGATCAGCATCCCGCGTTCGGTCGGCCAGATTCCGACCTACTACAACCACTTGACCATTGGCCGGCCGTTCACCCCGGGCAAGCCGGGCAACTACACCTCGCAGTACTTCGATGACACCACAGGTCCCCTGTACCCGTTCGGTTACGGCCTGAGCTACACCGAATTCAGCCTGAGCGACATGGCGCTGTCGTCGACCACGCTGAACAAGACCGGCAAGCTCGACGCCAGCGTCACGGTGAAAAACACCGGTAAACGCGACGGCGAAACCGTGGTGCAGTTGTACATCCAGGACGTGGCAGGCTCGATGATCCGCCCGATCAAGGAACTGAAGAACTTCCAGAAAGTAATGGTCAAGGCCGGCGAACAGAAAGTCGTGCACTTCACCATCACCGAGGACGACCTGAAGTTCTACAACACCCAGCTCAAGTACGCGGCGGAACCGGGCAAGTTCAACGTGCAGATCGGCCTGGATTCAGAGGGCGTGACGCAGCAGAGTTTTGAGTTGCTGTAA
- a CDS encoding LemA family protein, whose amino-acid sequence MNVSPTYRSRLQVATLLMLATLLTACGINNIPTLDEQAKAAWGQVQNQYQRRADLIPNLVETVKGYAKHEEETLTAVIEARAKATSIQVDASTLDNPEKLKQYQQAQDQLSGALSRLMVVSERYPDLKANQNFLALQSQLEGTENRISVARRDFILAVQKYNTEIRTFPGRLWHTVMYSDLPMRETFEATPGSEKAPEVKF is encoded by the coding sequence ATGAATGTAAGTCCAACCTACCGTTCGCGTTTGCAGGTCGCCACGCTGCTGATGCTGGCCACGTTGCTGACCGCCTGCGGTATCAACAACATCCCCACCCTCGATGAACAGGCCAAGGCCGCCTGGGGCCAGGTGCAGAACCAGTATCAGCGCCGCGCCGACCTGATTCCCAACCTGGTGGAAACCGTCAAGGGCTATGCCAAACATGAAGAAGAGACGCTGACGGCGGTCATCGAGGCCCGGGCCAAGGCCACGTCGATCCAGGTGGATGCCTCGACCCTCGACAATCCGGAAAAGCTCAAGCAGTACCAACAGGCCCAGGACCAGCTCAGCGGTGCCTTGAGCCGTTTGATGGTGGTCTCCGAGCGTTATCCGGACCTCAAGGCCAACCAGAACTTCCTCGCCTTGCAATCGCAGCTTGAAGGCACCGAGAACCGCATCAGCGTGGCCCGGCGCGATTTCATCCTCGCGGTGCAGAAGTACAACACCGAGATCCGCACGTTCCCCGGTCGCCTGTGGCACACCGTGATGTACAGCGACCTGCCGATGCGCGAGACCTTCGAAGCCACACCGGGTTCTGAAAAGGCCCCCGAGGTCAAATTCTGA
- a CDS encoding TPM domain-containing protein codes for MRVLKTGLLLLLWVVTIAARAELSFPALTGRVVDDAQMIEPSVRQQLTQQLQAHEQATGEQLVVVTLPDLQGTDIADFGYQLGRHWGIGQKDKNNGALLIIARDERRLRIEVGYGLEDRLTDAQSSVIINQVITPAFKTGNFSKGISDGVAAMLVVLGGNPLDEPSTAYESRGDPGDDFIARHPGLFVFLVMLLILTVFVCQMLGILPAGRGGSGGSGGGFGGGGFGGGGGGGGFSGGGGSFGGGGSSGGW; via the coding sequence ATGCGCGTCCTGAAAACAGGCCTGTTGCTGTTGTTGTGGGTAGTGACGATCGCTGCCCGGGCCGAGCTGAGCTTCCCGGCGCTGACCGGGCGGGTGGTCGACGATGCGCAGATGATCGAGCCATCGGTGCGCCAGCAGCTCACCCAACAACTTCAGGCCCATGAACAAGCCACCGGCGAGCAGCTTGTGGTAGTGACTTTGCCGGATCTGCAAGGCACCGACATCGCCGACTTCGGTTACCAACTCGGCCGCCACTGGGGCATCGGGCAGAAGGACAAGAACAACGGCGCCTTGCTGATCATCGCCCGGGACGAGCGTCGGTTGCGCATCGAAGTCGGTTACGGTCTGGAGGATCGCCTGACCGATGCCCAGAGTTCGGTCATCATCAACCAGGTCATCACCCCGGCATTCAAGACCGGCAACTTCAGTAAGGGTATCAGTGACGGCGTGGCGGCGATGCTGGTGGTGCTGGGTGGCAACCCTCTGGACGAACCCTCCACGGCCTATGAATCCAGAGGTGATCCGGGGGACGATTTCATCGCGCGGCATCCCGGTTTGTTCGTGTTTTTGGTGATGTTGCTCATCCTGACTGTTTTTGTGTGCCAGATGCTCGGTATCCTTCCCGCCGGCCGGGGCGGCTCCGGTGGATCCGGGGGCGGCTTTGGCGGTGGTGGATTTGGCGGCGGCGGTGGAGGGGGAGGCTTCAGCGGCGGCGGGGGCAGTTTCGGCGGGGGCGGTTCGTCCGGCGGCTGGTGA